From a single Patescibacteria group bacterium genomic region:
- the rplR gene encoding 50S ribosomal protein L18, giving the protein MKRLRLSVFRSNKYIYAQVIDDQAGKTLAAVSGHDLKEDFKGTKTAKAKELGKILAKKAFAKKASEVFFDRGKCKYHGRVKALAEGAREGGLKF; this is encoded by the coding sequence ATGAAAAGACTAAGACTCTCAGTTTTTCGCTCAAATAAATATATCTACGCCCAAGTTATTGACGATCAGGCGGGGAAAACCTTAGCGGCCGTAAGTGGCCATGATCTTAAGGAAGACTTTAAAGGGACAAAAACGGCAAAAGCGAAAGAATTAGGCAAAATTTTAGCTAAAAAAGCTTTTGCTAAAAAAGCCAGTGAAGTTTTTTTTGATCGGGGAAAATGCAAATATCATGGTCGTGTTAAAGCCTTAGCTGAAGGAGCAAGAGAAGGAGGTCTAAAATTCTAA
- the rplF gene encoding 50S ribosomal protein L6: protein MSRIGKLPITIPSDVNLKKEGEKLMVSGPKGEVKLFLPSLVEVTINNGQVICKTDKNQANLWGLTRTLIANAVLGVSQGWTKTLELVGVGYRASVEGDTLVLTVGFSHPVKVQAPTGISFSVSENKIQVSGADKQLVGEVAVKIRRIRPPEPYKGKGIKYQEEKIRRKLGKVAKTLGAAGGSGGK, encoded by the coding sequence ATGTCAAGAATAGGCAAGTTACCCATCACGATACCTTCGGATGTTAACCTTAAAAAAGAGGGAGAGAAATTAATGGTTTCCGGTCCCAAAGGAGAAGTCAAGCTTTTCCTGCCATCTTTAGTTGAGGTTACCATTAACAACGGACAGGTTATTTGTAAAACAGACAAGAACCAGGCCAATCTTTGGGGTTTAACCAGAACTTTAATTGCCAACGCTGTTTTGGGTGTTTCTCAAGGTTGGACAAAAACCTTAGAATTAGTTGGGGTGGGTTACCGAGCTTCGGTTGAAGGCGACACCCTCGTTCTCACGGTGGGTTTTTCGCATCCGGTTAAAGTTCAAGCGCCGACGGGTATTTCTTTCAGCGTTTCGGAAAATAAAATTCAAGTTTCGGGAGCCGATAAACAGCTCGTGGGCGAGGTGGCCGTTAAAATTCGCCGGATTCGTCCGCCCGAACCCTACAAAGGCAAGGGCATTAAATACCAGGAAGAGAAAATCAGAAGAAAATTGGGTAAAGTCGCCAAGACTCTAGGGGCTGCCGGTGGTAGCGGAGGTAAATAA
- the rpsH gene encoding 30S ribosomal protein S8, which produces MSIDPIANFISSIKNGYLAKKAEVKVPASKFKENLAKVLVKEGFLENVKTEKIKNQFVENLILTLKYEGKKPVLTDIQRVSKPGLRVYLGKTKIPKVLGGLGIVVMSTPEGLMTGQEAKTKNLGGEAICKIW; this is translated from the coding sequence ATGTCAATTGATCCAATTGCTAATTTTATTTCCAGCATCAAAAACGGTTATCTGGCTAAAAAAGCCGAAGTCAAAGTTCCGGCTTCAAAATTTAAAGAAAATTTGGCCAAGGTTTTAGTCAAGGAAGGATTTTTAGAAAACGTCAAAACCGAAAAAATAAAGAATCAATTTGTGGAAAATCTTATTTTGACGTTAAAATATGAAGGCAAGAAGCCGGTTTTAACCGATATCCAAAGAGTCAGCAAACCGGGTTTAAGAGTTTATTTGGGAAAAACCAAAATTCCTAAAGTTTTGGGTGGTTTAGGGATTGTCGTTATGTCTACACCCGAAGGTTTGATGACCGGTCAAGAAGCTAAGACCAAGAATTTAGGCGGAGAAGCGATTTGTAAAATTTGGTAA
- a CDS encoding type Z 30S ribosomal protein S14, with protein MAKVSNIVKFKKPQKYSVRDHHRCQLCGRSRAYMRKFGLCRLCFRELANKGELPGVTKASW; from the coding sequence ATGGCTAAGGTTTCCAATATTGTTAAATTTAAAAAACCGCAAAAATATTCGGTTAGAGATCATCACCGTTGTCAGCTTTGTGGCCGATCGAGAGCTTACATGCGGAAATTTGGTCTTTGCCGATTATGTTTTCGGGAACTAGCTAATAAAGGAGAACTACCGGGAGTGACTAAAGCTTCCTGGTAA
- the rplE gene encoding 50S ribosomal protein L5, translated as MNPLAKPKLKKIILNVGLKEAMVDKKALDSMSEQLKQITGQKPMTTYARKAIAAFKLRKGEPIGLKVTLRSKRMNDFLQKLVAIVLPRVRDFKGIPESGFDGKGNYTLGINEIIIFPEIDYAKIDKIRGLELTLVTTAKDNKEAKSLLEEFGMPFGRQSARPQGKP; from the coding sequence ATGAATCCGTTGGCTAAACCAAAACTTAAAAAAATCATTCTTAATGTCGGTTTAAAAGAAGCCATGGTGGATAAAAAGGCTTTAGATTCGATGAGTGAACAACTCAAGCAAATTACTGGTCAGAAACCGATGACGACTTATGCCCGAAAGGCCATTGCGGCTTTTAAATTAAGAAAAGGCGAACCGATCGGTTTGAAAGTTACCTTAAGAAGCAAAAGGATGAATGATTTCTTACAAAAATTAGTGGCGATTGTTTTACCCAGGGTCAGAGATTTTAAGGGTATTCCCGAGTCCGGTTTTGACGGCAAGGGTAACTATACGTTGGGAATTAACGAAATCATCATTTTTCCCGAAATCGATTATGCCAAAATTGATAAAATTAGAGGTTTAGAGTTAACCTTGGTGACAACCGCTAAAGATAACAAAGAAGCAAAAAGTCTTTTAGAAGAATTTGGAATGCCCTTCGGTCGCCAGTCGGCGCGACCTCAGGGTAAACCGTAA
- the rplX gene encoding 50S ribosomal protein L24 yields the protein MKFKKGDEIIVTIGKDKGKKGKIEKVFPKSQKVLVTGINLYKKHLKPQGQGKPGGIIDITKPLDTAKIALICLRCGKPTRVGYQIEEGNKKENLSKLRICRKCKGVIR from the coding sequence ATGAAATTTAAAAAGGGTGATGAAATCATCGTAACCATAGGTAAAGATAAGGGCAAAAAAGGAAAAATTGAAAAAGTTTTTCCCAAAAGTCAAAAGGTTTTGGTGACCGGAATTAATCTTTATAAAAAACATTTGAAACCACAGGGACAAGGGAAACCGGGCGGAATTATTGATATTACCAAACCTTTGGATACGGCGAAAATTGCCCTTATCTGTTTGCGTTGCGGTAAGCCTACCCGCGTTGGTTATCAAATTGAAGAGGGCAATAAGAAAGAAAATCTTTCCAAATTAAGAATCTGTCGAAAGTGCAAAGGAGTGATTAGATAA
- the rplN gene encoding 50S ribosomal protein L14 codes for MIQLRTVLKPADNTGAESLILIHVFGGNKKIATIGSIITCVVRGASPTGVVKDSELVKAVVVRTKKEVGREDGSYIRFDDNAAVIIDNPQDKNPRGTRIFGPIARELKELGFNKIISMALEVY; via the coding sequence ATGATCCAATTACGGACAGTTTTGAAACCAGCCGACAATACCGGTGCGGAAAGCTTAATTTTAATTCATGTTTTTGGTGGCAATAAAAAAATTGCCACCATCGGTTCAATTATTACCTGTGTTGTCAGGGGGGCGTCTCCAACCGGTGTCGTTAAGGACAGCGAGTTGGTTAAGGCTGTCGTGGTCAGGACGAAAAAAGAAGTCGGGAGAGAAGATGGTTCTTATATCAGATTTGATGACAATGCGGCCGTGATTATTGACAATCCTCAGGATAAAAATCCGAGAGGAACAAGAATTTTTGGCCCGATTGCTCGTGAACTTAAAGAATTGGGTTTTAACAAAATAATTTCCATGGCTTTGGAGGTTTATTAA
- the rpsQ gene encoding 30S ribosomal protein S17, whose protein sequence is MTKILTGKVIRADKSKKTVTVETEFLRPHPLYKKLVKKNKKILAHLDDKEVVVGNIVRIGETRPLSKRKHFKILEVIR, encoded by the coding sequence ATGACGAAAATTTTAACCGGTAAGGTCATAAGGGCAGATAAATCCAAAAAAACAGTCACGGTCGAAACGGAATTCTTAAGACCGCACCCTTTATATAAAAAACTGGTCAAGAAAAACAAAAAAATCCTGGCTCACCTTGATGACAAAGAGGTGGTTGTCGGTAATATCGTGAGAATCGGCGAGACACGACCGCTTTCTAAAAGAAAACATTTCAAAATCCTGGAGGTTATAAGATGA
- the rpmC gene encoding 50S ribosomal protein L29: MKRNKLKEARQKNLSELSKDLMEIKERLLKTKLEILTGKLKNTRSLKNLRREKAQTETLIAEKNDQGEKA, encoded by the coding sequence ATGAAAAGAAATAAATTAAAAGAAGCCAGGCAAAAAAATTTATCAGAATTATCTAAAGACTTGATGGAAATCAAGGAAAGGTTGTTAAAGACAAAATTGGAAATTTTAACCGGTAAATTAAAAAATACCAGAAGTTTAAAAAACTTAAGAAGGGAAAAGGCCCAAACAGAGACTTTAATTGCGGAAAAAAATGATCAAGGAGAAAAAGCATGA
- the rplP gene encoding 50S ribosomal protein L16 has product MLVPKRAKFRKQFRGKRRGMSMRCNQIDFGDYGIKSKAAGWLTSRQIEAARRALTHFTQKGGRIWIRVFPDKPITKKPAETRMGSGKGDVADYVAVVRPGRVLFEMAGVTHEVAKEAMRMAAAKLPLKTEFYEKK; this is encoded by the coding sequence ATGTTAGTACCTAAAAGAGCTAAATTTCGCAAACAATTCAGGGGCAAAAGGAGGGGGATGTCGATGCGGTGTAATCAAATCGATTTTGGCGATTATGGGATCAAAAGCAAGGCCGCCGGTTGGTTAACCAGCCGCCAAATTGAGGCCGCCAGACGAGCCTTAACGCATTTTACCCAAAAAGGAGGCCGGATTTGGATTAGGGTTTTTCCTGATAAGCCGATTACTAAAAAACCAGCCGAAACCAGAATGGGAAGCGGCAAAGGAGATGTCGCCGATTACGTTGCCGTTGTCAGACCCGGAAGAGTTTTATTTGAAATGGCCGGAGTAACTCACGAAGTTGCTAAGGAAGCCATGAGAATGGCAGCGGCCAAGTTGCCGTTAAAAACAGAATTTTATGAAAAGAAATAA
- the rpsC gene encoding 30S ribosomal protein S3, translating to MGQKINPKVFRLGNLFTWSSRWFADDKQYKDLILQDVKIRKALVTKLRTAGISQIEIERSINKIDITLHVSRPGVVIGRGGAGLEEVKKFLGNLLVPTNKEDQKSPSKLKLEIKVEPIKEANLDAYLVAQNIAEQLAKRLPQRRVANVTMDKVMSAGAKGIKIVLSGRIGGADISRRETYKTGMMPLSTLRENIDFASYPSLTRSGYIGVKVWICKNSLK from the coding sequence GTGGGACAAAAGATAAATCCTAAAGTCTTCAGATTGGGAAATTTGTTTACCTGGAGTTCCCGTTGGTTTGCTGACGACAAACAATATAAAGACTTAATTTTACAGGATGTAAAAATCCGTAAAGCTTTAGTTACCAAACTTAGAACGGCGGGAATTTCCCAAATAGAGATTGAAAGATCAATTAATAAAATTGATATTACCCTACATGTTTCTCGCCCCGGTGTGGTTATCGGCCGAGGCGGGGCTGGTTTAGAAGAAGTCAAAAAATTTCTTGGCAACTTGCTTGTCCCAACGAATAAAGAAGATCAAAAATCACCATCAAAATTAAAATTAGAAATTAAGGTTGAGCCAATTAAGGAAGCAAATTTAGATGCTTATTTAGTGGCGCAAAACATTGCTGAGCAATTAGCCAAAAGATTGCCGCAAAGAAGGGTTGCTAACGTGACCATGGATAAAGTGATGTCGGCTGGAGCCAAGGGAATTAAAATTGTTCTTTCCGGAAGAATCGGCGGGGCGGACATCTCTCGAAGAGAGACTTATAAAACCGGGATGATGCCCTTATCAACTTTAAGAGAGAATATTGATTTTGCAAGCTATCCATCCTTAACCCGTTCGGGTTATATCGGCGTTAAGGTCTGGATTTGTAAAAATAGTTTAAAATAA
- the rplV gene encoding 50S ribosomal protein L22, giving the protein MTEIVALSKYVHLSPKKIRLVADAIVALKPEIALQHLKLMNKSASLPLFLTLKSAIANAENNLKLDKNKLTIKTIEVTGGPFLKRFRAVSRGTAHQYKRRTSHIKIVLEDQEVLTKGEKSGTKDKS; this is encoded by the coding sequence ATGACCGAAATTGTCGCTTTATCAAAATACGTTCATTTGTCACCTAAAAAAATTCGTTTGGTGGCTGACGCGATTGTGGCTTTGAAACCGGAAATAGCCCTGCAGCATTTAAAATTGATGAATAAATCAGCCAGTTTACCTTTATTTTTAACTTTAAAATCAGCGATCGCCAATGCGGAAAATAATCTTAAGCTAGATAAAAATAAATTAACGATTAAAACGATTGAAGTGACCGGTGGCCCATTTTTAAAACGTTTCCGGGCCGTTTCCCGAGGTACGGCTCATCAATACAAAAGACGGACCAGCCACATCAAGATCGTTTTGGAGGATCAAGAAGTCTTGACGAAAGGAGAAAAAAGTGGGACAAAAGATAAATCCTAA
- the rpsS gene encoding 30S ribosomal protein S19 has protein sequence MSRSTKKGPYIDEKLVKKVMAQKETGQKESIKTWARSSQIPPEFVGHKFLVHNGRDFKEVFVSEAMVGHRLGEFSSTRVFHGHGQVTKRTLTKT, from the coding sequence ATGTCAAGATCAACAAAAAAAGGTCCCTATATTGACGAAAAATTAGTAAAAAAAGTTATGGCTCAAAAAGAGACGGGACAAAAGGAGTCCATCAAAACCTGGGCCAGATCCAGTCAAATCCCGCCAGAATTTGTGGGGCATAAATTTTTGGTTCATAACGGGAGAGACTTTAAAGAAGTTTTTGTTTCTGAAGCCATGGTCGGACACCGCTTGGGTGAATTTTCGTCCACGCGCGTTTTCCATGGTCATGGGCAAGTGACGAAAAGAACTTTAACAAAAACTTAA